CAGTTTTTTGGCGTCACTCGAACCGCCGGCGCTAAACAAGACTGACGGGCGCTCCAAAAAACCAAAAAGGTCTGTCGGGCTGTCTGACGAGTCTCCTGTCTGACGGAGACCCGAAGGAGGAGCGGCGAGAGGCGGAGCGCGTCTGGGTCCACTTCCTGTCGGCCGCGGAGAGCTTCCTGTCTGACCTGCGCAAGGCGGCCGACCTGATGGGTCGCTTCCCGCTGGGCCCGCCGAAGGACCGCCGCTCGTTGGTCAATACAGGTGGGTCGACGGGCGCCGCCGCGCGACCGCCTCAACTGTGGCCGCCGTCCTTTAGGGTGCACGGAGGACGTCGCGGACGGGGAGGTCGGCGCGTCCCGCTCGGCGGCCGCCGCCGACGAGGGGGCGGGACTTCGACGACACCTGGACGGCCTGGAGGACGTGCTGAGCGACATGCAGATCAGGGTGAACGCGGGCGCGCGCCAACGCTCGCCGACGCCCGCTAACGTCAGCCTTCTGTGGTAGGTGCCGGTGGCGTTCTGGTCGGTGGAGTCCACGCAGCCGCCGTGGGCCGAAGTCCAGAGCCAAGAGAGCGCCGGCGACCCGGAGGAGTCTTCGACGACCGCCCGCTGCTCGGCTTTCGGCTGCGTCCGCTTTTGACCGCCCCGGCGCCGGCTCGCTTTTCGGCCTTCGTGTCCCGTTACTTTTGCCTTTCCTGCACTGAACGGGGAAGAAATTGAAggccaaccaaaaaaaaaaaaaaaaacccctgaaAGTACACACGCGACAAATTAAAATCTTTAATGACTCAACAAAAGGCAAACCAacatcaaaatactgtacaggcacaaaaaaaaaaaaaaacaaatacaagttcaataaaaaaggaaaagaaaaagtggagcACTTTCATTTCTGGAACGTTGAATGCAGATGAGCTCTGTAAGCtggaaaaaagggaaaagaaaagttaCAACTTCCGTCAGCACTTTTTCCATAACGGCTTATGATGGCATTTGAACTTTAATTACTCGAGACGACAAAACGGAGAAAATGATTGCCGTCAacgcaacacaaacaaacagcgGACGTCGGCTATTGACAGAAATTCTTGAAAAGTGAACGACAGACAAGCGTCTTTTCAGTTTGGTGGGGGCATAATCTGTGGGAAAGGGCGAgactttctcctcctcctgacCTTTCACCCGTCAAAAAGTGATTTTGGGGACATTTCCTTGAAACCCACGATTCAATTTCTATTTCACGGCAAAGGTCCAAACGCGGCCCCGACCCGACGCGCTCACCTTCCTGGTTGGCCCAAAGCGCCGCGGCCGTCGCGTTGAGCGGACTCTCGTTGTTGGGTTCTGGAAGGCAAAGCAGAGCGGAGGCGGGCGAGGTCAGAGGGCGCGGGGGCTTAAGGTTAGCCTAACCCTTACCCGCCAGCAGGCTCTGGATGGACAGCAGGACGGCGCGCACGTCCAACAGCGCCGACCACTTGTCCTTGAGGATGTCCAAGCAGATGAAGCCGTTGTCGTCCACGTTGGGGTGGAAACACGGCGACAGGAAGCGCACGCGCGGCGCCCGGTACGGGTAACCCGCCGGGAACTCCAGCGACAGCTTGTAGCACAGACCCTCGTAGACCTGAAGGCCGACAGAGTCAGCAGTCAGCCGTCAGCCGGGGACGGCGACTGCCGCCGCCGAGCACTTACCGTGTCCCGGGCGCCGGAGATGGTCCCGATCCACTTGAAGAGGTTGTCGGACTCGGGGAAGGCCGAGATGCCCTTGTCGCCCGCCATCTGCGGAGGAAAACGGCCTCAACGCGGGCGATCTTCAGGGCAAAGTGACAAATCGGGACACGGGCGGGACCGACGATCTGCGGCTCCCCCGCCGcaatttgatttgaatgaaattcaTTTTAGTGAAGAAAGGTTTTGCCCCAAATTGTATTTCTTGCATTAACTTAGCTTTCCATTATCCTAAAATTTAAACAAAGTCAAGTTATGAATTTcacaaatgcattaaaaaaaaaaccttagcatcatcaaaatgtttcttttcaaaacattaGGCACGCATCTTGCCGCCGAACTATTGAGAAGAATTCGAATGTGGCGGCGATACGCCGCCCCCGTGCGGCCCGGAGGGCGAAGTGCAAGAAGGCCGACGGGAAGCAGGAAGCGGGAAGGAGGACGAAGGAAGCGGGCTCACCATCAGCGCCATCAGCTCCTGCTGAAGCCTGCAAAACAACCACAAGAACATTTTGCTCAAGTCCTCACGTTCCCGCTTTCATCGTGCGGCCACTCGCGCTTCAGTCGTCGTTGTCGACCGACACCGGCCGCGCTCCTTTCAGAATCGTCTGCGCCACTCGCGCAATCGTCACTCTACCGACGATcggtcgtcatcatcatcatcatttgggCAAACTGTCAGTCGCCGCACGGATGTCCCAAATACAAATTTTCCACACACTTGGCAAATAATGAGGATCGCGGGCAAGTTCTCACCGTTTGGTGACGGATCCTTTGGCGGAGCTGGCGTCACCCTCGCCGCCCTTCGCGGCGGCGGCcgtggcggcggcggggtccaGGTTCTGAGAGGCCATCGGCGTCGCTTGGAGCTGAACAAAAATCGAAGGGAaactttcaaagaaaaaattgaTTCCCAAATTTTGTTGCAGATTATTTAGTCAATTACTCGATTGAgtccatttagaaaaaaaaaaaaacaaataaaatgcacaaacaaattGATTAGCAGTTGGGCTGCACACAagccagaccaaaaaaaaaaaaaaaaaaaaaaaaaagtggcggcCCTCGGGTGGAAACCTCACAAGTCCAAATGGGCTGCGATGGGCTCATTTGCCCAAAAACGGTTCTGTTTGGTTGAAATAAAAGGAAGGTGGCCAACGGGACCGGTTCAAGTTCAGGAGGGGGCGGAGCAAGCGCGCCAATCGTCTCTTATTGGCAGATTTTCAACACGCCGCCGACGGAAGAACGCTCACCGGATGCGAGGGTTGTCCAAAATGCAGCCAGGGGGCCATTCACAGCCCACCTTCCATTTTGTGGCAGGGTCCTGCATTTGCTGAAGAAAAGTGGACTGTGCCTGTATcactatttatatttttaaacaaaggcGGGGGCAGCGTGAAAATGAGTCTCAAaatgcgtgggggggggggggcctcacaATCGCATCTGCAAGTCGACAACCCCAACTTTTTGAAACGCTTCAATGATATCGCCGggcttttgaaaaacaaaagatacaTCCAAAATAGACGTCCGCGCCCTCCCGTCGAATCGCAcacgtgacaaaaacaaagtttgagCGAGAACATCTGGACAACAAGCAAAGACAAACTACACACGAGAAATTTGTGACAACATTTGTCCTGCCGACGTCTTATGTATTTGAAATAACTACAATTTGATCAAATGAAGACGACCGAGGCGGCGCTGACGTCATAGGATTTTTCGGTACGTAGCCACAATCAAAACGTGCACGTGACGTAAGCAATTTTACAAACGAGAAAGACGGAATGACCGAAACAGCAGCACCAAtttcaaaagattaaaaaaaaataaaaaaaaataaaaaaaaagagagaagaagTGGGACGGGGTGACGACACGTCAATATTCGCACAAGACGCGCCTGAGctgcgacgacgacgacgacgacgacgacggcggcggcggcggcggtttcAATTTCACCAAGTTGAAAAGCGTCTTTGGTCGACCCCGTCCACGACTCGATTCTTTCCAGCCAAGCGTCAATCGTCAAACGTTTCTGCTCAAAATTTCATCACTGCAGTGAAGCCGCAACCCTCGAAAAGTTGCAAATGTGCCAACACGTGGGCGTTgaccgccccccgccccccgccgccATTTGGGCGACCTCCTCGGTGTGCTCACCTCGGCGTGCGCGCTGAAGTCCGGTCGAGAAGACGAAAGTTGGAAGGCCGAAAACTTTCGAACCTTTCCAAGTTTAAACGGACGCCGGACGGCAACCGGCGCGTTCGACCAATCGGCGGCCGACGTTCGAATACAAAAAAACCCTCGCGGCGGCCAATGGGGGAGCCTGCGAGAAAGGGCGGCCGTCGCCATTGGACGCGACAGACATCCGGAAGCTCCTCCCCTCAATTATGtcagttctcttttttttttttgtgtccttttGCGTAACTTTATTTAAAcggaaatactgtatgtgcgcAAACACAAATATGTAAGAGGTGCGCTGGGTCAAAACTCGAtaagaagagaaagaaaagccATTTTGCTGTTTCTCCAATCAACGTGAACAAATCGCTCAACGCTTGACTGAGCTCGTGTACCGGAAACGGGCCTCCAccctattcatttattttggtaTTATTATTGAACATgatacatcccaaaaatgtgtgtcTCGGATCAGATGAACAAAATAATAGAAAACGAAAAGGATCTGCGGCTTTCTATTTATAATAGTTTATACCACCCAATCGCCCAAGTAAAATTCATGTTCTCTTCGTCGTAGTCTTCAAAAATGGTTATgggacgttaaaaaaaaaaaaaaaaaaaaactcttggcAATTAGAACTATCCCgaagacttcttcttcttttcctttcggcttgtcccgttcggggtcgccacagcccaAGGGCAAACTTTCGGCCACTCGCAGTACCGCTGCCGTCCGCAGAGCGGCGCCCCGCCGCTGCACGCCGACGGAAACGCTCGTAGCGTCCGCGCTCCGACTTCCGCTCGCCGTTCGATTGTTTGGAGGCTTTCCGGCGTCCAAGATGAACGCGCCTCCCGCTTTCGAGTCTTTCCTGCTGTTCGAGGGCGAGAAGAAGATCAGCATCACCAAGGACACCAAAGTGCCCAACTCGTGCCTGTTCACGCTCAACAAGGAGGACCACACCCTCGGCAACATCATCCGAGCGTAAGGCCCGAGAGAAGCCGCGCCATTTCGACGCCTTCCCCAAACGACTCCGAAACCGCCCTTGATTTTCTCTCGCACGAATAATAACGAGGTGCCTTCTGCCCTCTAGCGGCAAAGCAGCGAATTGAGTGAAGTGAGCTACAACCATTCAAGTTGATTCGGCTGCAGAGAATCTTTGGGGCGCGggattgaaatattttcagagagattgctgttttgttttgttttttttaatgacatttgcaattttttccGATGGCTTTTACGGACCAAATCCGGAAATGGAtgcattgaaaattgttttgcgTAGATGAACGCCAATGATACATTTGCGGTATAGaaaattttcattgaaattaaaaaaaaaaaaaaaaaagtttgtcacgACAAGTCGCAAACGCACAAAGCCGGTAGAGTGCAAAAAAGGCGGAGAACAAATTTGCTCACGACGCGGCTTTGTACGAATTCCCGACGCCGAGCTAAGATGATccctgaaactttttttctatGTCGCCGCACTCGTCAAATAAAAGCCAAGATGAGGTTCGCGTTTTTAACCCGAAGCCTTGTTTTGTGGCGCAGGCAACTCCTGAAGGATCCTCAGGTTCTCTTCGCCGGCTACAAAGTTCCTCACCCTCTGGAGCACAAGATCGTCATCCGGGTGCAGACCACCCCCGACTACAGTCCTCAGGTGACCCGGGTCTCGCGCGCCGGACCTCCCGCCGTGGAAAACGCGAGTCCTGAACACGTGTGGCGTCTTTGTCAGGAAGCGTTCACCAACGCCATCACCGACCTGATCAGCGAGCTGTCGCTGCTGGAGGAACGCTTCCGCGTGGCCATCAAAGACAAGCAGGAAGGCATCGAGTGACGGTGATGTCACTTCCTCCTCACCTCTGCGCCAGTCAAATAAAAGCGTTTTCGTATCAGGAAGTCATTTCTTCAAATGTCAGTTGAGTTTTGACAGAAGTTGCCTCGTCGCCCATCGGGCTCCTCGGCTCGACTGCGACGGCGCTTCGAAACCTCCCACCGCCAAAAATAGTTTGCAAAGTTCAATCGGGCA
This portion of the Syngnathoides biaculeatus isolate LvHL_M chromosome 10, ASM1980259v1, whole genome shotgun sequence genome encodes:
- the zgc:109913 gene encoding regulator of G-protein signaling 9-binding protein — its product is VEAREEVTPDTHACHTARPLSSRRRQVPRPRPEGLGGGSGKEGSPRRCRNVDKGSKVTMNDGRDDRAREERARLGSGFQTLLGATSSFRQAAAALGSSADCDFLRRELERTGTFASDVAGGLSGCLTSLLSDGDPKEERREAERVWVHFLSAAESFLSDLRKAADLMGRFPLGPPKDRRSLVNTGCTEDVADGEVGASRSAAAADEGAGLRRHLDGLEDVLSDMQIRVPVAFWSVESTQPPWAEVQSQESAGDPEESSTTARCSAFGCVRF
- the ube2c gene encoding ubiquitin-conjugating enzyme E2 C, translated to MASQNLDPAAATAAAAKGGEGDASSAKGSVTKRLQQELMALMMAGDKGISAFPESDNLFKWIGTISGARDTVYEGLCYKLSLEFPAGYPYRAPRVRFLSPCFHPNVDDNGFICLDILKDKWSALLDVRAVLLSIQSLLAEPNNESPLNATAAALWANQEAYRAHLHSTFQK
- the polr2j gene encoding DNA-directed RNA polymerase II subunit RPB11-a; its protein translation is MNAPPAFESFLLFEGEKKISITKDTKVPNSCLFTLNKEDHTLGNIIRAQLLKDPQVLFAGYKVPHPLEHKIVIRVQTTPDYSPQEAFTNAITDLISELSLLEERFRVAIKDKQEGIE